The Spirochaetota bacterium genome has a window encoding:
- the nusB gene encoding transcription antitermination factor NusB, which yields KPTIEELTRFDFEQKRIRPTIREFATALVTGALAELSVIDPVIVKHSTNWNIERIGYIERAILRFSIYSMFFQPDVPRSVIIDEAIEIAKVFGGKDTYKFVNGILDGIDRDKRE from the coding sequence AAGCCCACGATCGAAGAACTCACCCGTTTCGATTTCGAGCAGAAGCGCATACGCCCCACGATACGGGAATTCGCCACCGCACTCGTCACCGGCGCCCTTGCCGAGCTTTCCGTCATCGATCCTGTCATCGTAAAGCATTCAACGAATTGGAACATAGAGCGCATCGGGTATATCGAGCGGGCGATACTGCGCTTTTCCATCTACTCCATGTTCTTTCAGCCCGATGTGCCCCGTTCGGTGATAATCGACGAGGCGATAGAGATAGCGAAGGTATTCGGCGGCAAGGACACGTATAAATTCGTCAACGGGATACTCGATGGGATCGACCGGGACAAACGGGAATAG
- a CDS encoding tetratricopeptide repeat protein — protein MGSTGTNGNSTRVIALSISAAVTAMLAAAVVYVLFFSDDTTIRSMVFRTQKDFYEDAKALYRRGETYKALERIREGVRDERDRKKVYRARLLSAVIYDELGQYPKAMGIYESLAGEREATEHVWHNLGDTAMHSGATSQAIHAYETALRKNARFTPSLIALGDVYFQNRSYKIAMEYYRRVLTADRANKRVLARIGMIYYQHGDRDRAIKTLTEAVDTYDAELSASVYAQLGTLYAEKGDNNMAAEMYLRSLKNDPGNTAVIYNLGVMYINRGDYEAASGVLSQALLHDPKNKTLLRVLGEVAFHGGALTNSLAYYRALADLQKDKYETIAMVADINYRLGNLLEAEKHYRYIVDMQRHDSIYENALINLGNVYDDLKRPEDALACYRSALRLSRDDSAVHYNAGIIHLKYGMPEEGIGLLKRAYKLNTNDTRPLIRIAEHYEKSGNTPNALELYEGIIAHSRNDHETIFRLGTLYRKMNDNAKAKRHFAYLAAAPNPYRADAYVNLGVIYDEEGDGQTALENFTRSISIEPRNPVAYYDLGLHFYDRGEMNTALSKWRLGLSYAREAPLVSRFYLASGNAYYKLKDYEMAEKSYVKAVNAWPRNGEASFNLKTVRERNNIR, from the coding sequence ATGGGATCGACCGGGACAAACGGGAATAGCACGCGCGTCATTGCGCTCTCCATAAGCGCCGCGGTGACCGCCATGCTCGCAGCGGCCGTCGTGTATGTGCTCTTCTTCTCCGACGACACGACGATACGCTCCATGGTGTTCCGTACGCAGAAAGACTTCTATGAGGATGCGAAGGCGCTCTACCGGCGCGGCGAAACGTATAAGGCGCTTGAGCGCATACGCGAAGGCGTTCGTGACGAGCGCGACCGGAAGAAGGTATACCGCGCACGCCTCCTTTCCGCCGTCATTTACGACGAGCTCGGCCAGTACCCGAAAGCGATGGGCATTTACGAATCGCTTGCCGGCGAACGTGAGGCCACCGAGCATGTATGGCATAATCTCGGCGATACCGCTATGCATTCCGGGGCGACTTCCCAGGCGATACACGCATATGAAACGGCGCTGCGGAAGAACGCGCGCTTCACCCCCTCGCTCATCGCGCTCGGCGACGTATACTTCCAGAACCGCTCCTACAAGATAGCGATGGAATATTACCGGCGCGTGCTCACCGCCGACCGCGCGAACAAGCGCGTCCTCGCGCGCATCGGCATGATATACTATCAGCACGGCGACCGCGACCGCGCCATCAAGACGCTCACGGAAGCCGTCGACACGTACGACGCGGAGCTCTCCGCGAGCGTGTACGCGCAGCTCGGCACCCTTTACGCGGAGAAGGGCGACAACAATATGGCCGCGGAGATGTATCTTCGCTCGCTCAAGAACGACCCGGGGAACACGGCGGTCATCTATAATCTCGGCGTCATGTACATCAATCGCGGCGATTACGAAGCGGCATCCGGCGTGCTCTCGCAGGCCCTTCTGCATGACCCGAAGAACAAGACGCTCCTCCGCGTGCTCGGTGAAGTTGCGTTCCACGGCGGAGCGCTCACCAACAGCCTCGCCTACTATCGCGCGCTCGCCGACCTTCAGAAGGATAAATACGAGACCATCGCCATGGTAGCGGACATCAACTACCGGCTCGGGAATCTCCTCGAAGCGGAGAAGCACTATCGCTATATCGTCGACATGCAGCGTCACGATTCCATCTACGAGAACGCGCTCATCAATCTCGGCAATGTCTATGACGACCTTAAGCGCCCCGAGGATGCGCTCGCCTGTTACCGGTCGGCGCTGCGATTGTCCCGGGACGACAGCGCCGTGCATTACAACGCGGGGATAATACATCTTAAGTACGGCATGCCGGAAGAGGGCATCGGTCTCCTCAAACGGGCATACAAGCTCAATACCAATGACACGCGTCCGCTCATACGCATCGCCGAACACTATGAAAAGAGCGGTAATACCCCCAATGCGCTCGAGCTCTATGAGGGCATCATCGCCCATTCACGCAACGACCATGAAACGATATTCCGTCTCGGCACGCTCTACCGTAAAATGAACGATAATGCGAAGGCAAAGCGTCATTTCGCCTACCTTGCCGCCGCACCGAATCCGTACCGCGCGGACGCCTACGTGAACCTCGGCGTCATATATGATGAAGAGGGTGACGGGCAGACGGCACTTGAGAATTTCACCCGCTCCATCTCCATTGAACCAAGGAACCCCGTGGCGTATTACGATCTCGGTCTCCATTTCTATGACCGCGGAGAGATGAACACCGCACTTTCCAAATGGCGGCTCGGGCTTTCCTATGCGCGAGAAGCACCCCTGGTATCGCGATTTTACCTCGCTTCCGGGAATGCGTATTACAAGCTCAAGGACTATGAAATGGCGGAGAAGTCCTATGTAAAGGCGGTGAACGCCTGGCCGCGCAACGGGGAGGCATCATTTAACCTCAAAACCGTGCGGGAACGCAATAATATCCGATAA
- a CDS encoding DMT family transporter has translation MGIVFAVLSLGFAGVNDVVFKKYGAKERPIGLLFAFIGIILFSFFLILGALRHTLSFSAPVLLIGSAAGIVSVLANIALVEGMKRTGASIGATIYRLNLIFVAVIAFLFLHESFTLLKGAALICALAAIILFSFSGERSSKGIAYKFILLLVAASVLRALMGISYKVASNYAVSNEAFLALSGLWWGIIGITYYLLRERRLAVSRSVFRYAGISGALICGIVFFLKCAVNAADASIAVTISQFSFLITAPLVVIFLKERLCLRKACGMALAVVCIIFFSLPS, from the coding sequence ATGGGCATAGTATTCGCCGTCCTCAGTCTGGGCTTCGCCGGCGTCAATGATGTCGTATTCAAAAAATACGGGGCAAAAGAGCGCCCCATCGGTCTGCTCTTCGCTTTCATAGGCATTATCCTGTTCTCTTTCTTTTTGATCCTCGGGGCGCTGCGTCATACACTGTCGTTCTCAGCCCCGGTACTGCTTATCGGCTCGGCGGCCGGCATCGTCTCGGTGCTCGCGAACATTGCGCTCGTCGAGGGGATGAAACGCACGGGTGCATCCATCGGCGCTACGATATACCGTCTCAATCTGATCTTTGTGGCCGTCATCGCCTTCCTCTTCCTTCATGAATCGTTCACGCTTCTGAAAGGCGCCGCGCTTATATGCGCGCTCGCGGCAATAATCCTTTTCTCATTCTCGGGCGAACGTTCATCGAAAGGCATCGCATATAAATTCATCCTGCTCCTCGTCGCTGCATCCGTACTGCGCGCATTGATGGGCATATCGTACAAGGTGGCGAGCAATTACGCGGTCTCGAACGAGGCCTTTCTCGCTCTGAGCGGCTTATGGTGGGGCATTATCGGCATCACCTATTATCTGCTCCGGGAACGCAGGCTTGCCGTGAGCAGGAGCGTCTTCCGGTATGCCGGCATTTCCGGCGCGCTCATCTGCGGCATCGTCTTTTTCCTCAAATGCGCGGTGAACGCGGCGGACGCAAGCATTGCGGTAACGATATCGCAGTTCAGTTTCCTCATCACGGCCCCGCTCGTCGTCATCTTCCTCAAGGAGCGGCTGTGCCTCCGGAAAGCATGCGGCATGGCGCTTGCGGTGGTATGCATCATATTCTTCTCGCTGCCGAGCTGA
- a CDS encoding XRE family transcriptional regulator encodes MGTMDIALNIKRLREAKGLTLDALAQKSRTTKGFLSQVENFRTLPSLPLLYQIAAALETEPGTLLAGSKTDSRYVFTKADAGQIIEREYPESGFVYRTLAQGKNSRSMEPFLLEIPAHATRKSVTTNGDEFIHVLEGKIDFHLGEETIAMKKGDSLYFEGELPHYPENTTEKRSMILVIYSITY; translated from the coding sequence ATGGGCACAATGGATATCGCTCTCAATATTAAACGGCTCCGCGAAGCCAAAGGGCTTACGCTCGACGCGCTCGCGCAGAAATCGCGCACGACAAAAGGCTTCCTCTCGCAGGTGGAGAATTTCCGCACGCTGCCCTCGCTCCCGCTCCTCTATCAGATAGCTGCCGCGCTCGAGACCGAACCGGGAACGCTCCTTGCAGGTTCAAAGACGGACAGCCGATATGTGTTCACGAAAGCGGATGCGGGCCAGATCATCGAACGTGAATACCCGGAATCCGGCTTCGTCTACCGGACGCTCGCGCAGGGAAAGAATTCGAGATCGATGGAGCCGTTCCTGCTCGAGATACCCGCGCATGCAACGAGGAAGAGCGTCACGACGAACGGCGATGAATTCATCCATGTCCTCGAAGGGAAGATCGATTTTCATCTGGGTGAAGAGACCATCGCGATGAAGAAAGGGGACAGTCTCTACTTCGAAGGCGAGCTCCCGCATTATCCCGAGAACACGACGGAGAAACGATCAATGATACTTGTCATATACTCGATAACATACTGA